Proteins encoded in a region of the Raphanus sativus cultivar WK10039 chromosome 8, ASM80110v3, whole genome shotgun sequence genome:
- the LOC108819145 gene encoding nuclear pore complex protein NUP54, which translates to MFGTPSSSPAFGTPSSTPMFGSSSSPAFGTPPPSMFGTPSSTPAFGTPSSTPAFGTPSTSSFASGGFGTSLFSTPFSSQQQQQQQQQQTSPFQQQPAASSGFGFQSPFNTMQQTPQLTTQMAPVAPIPFSLADRDIQAIVEAYKEDPTNPKYAFKHLLFSVTEQQYRVKPAAVSDIMWAEAMSKLEGMDSSERERLWPQLVQGFKDLSQRLKLQDEVLVSDRERIKTTQSNVKMLQRHLQAHTFPSIERLRQKEQNLQRRMLRVMRIVEGLEGKGFRLPLTKGEAELSEKLTGITRQVKGPGAELSRRVQSLQTICRAQANSFSAGSSIYLPGSTKIDEQSLVDMQEVLQQETEAIGRLGNVLKRDMRDMEIMVAEDTEMTEDT; encoded by the exons ATGTTCGGCACTCCGTCTTCCTCGCCGGCGTTCGGAACTCCGTCCTCCACGCCGATGTTCGGCTCGTCTTCATCCCCCGCCTTCGGCACTCCTCCGCCGTCGATGTTCGGTACGCCGTCATCCACGCCTGCCTTCGGTACACCGTCGTCCACGCCGGCGTTCGGTACCCCGTCGACATCTTCCTTCGCCTCCGGAGGATTCGGCACCTCACTTTTCTCCACTCCGTTCTCATcccagcagcagcaacaacagcagcagcagcagaccTCGCCGTTCCAGCAACAACCGGCGGCATCTTCTGGCTTTGGTTTTCAGTCGCCGTTCAACACGATGCAGCAGACGCCGCAATTGACTACTCAGATGGCTCCCGTTGCTCCGATTCCTTTCTCCCTCGCCGATCGTGATATCCAG GCTATCGTCGAAGCGTATAAGGAAGATCCGACGAATCCTAAGTATGCGTTTAAG CATCTTTTGTTCAGTGTGACTGAACAGCAGTACCGTGTGAAGCCTGCAGCTGTATCAGAT ATAATGTGGGCGGAGGCCATGAGCAAACTTGAAGGCATGGATTCATCAGAAAGAGAGCGCCTATGGCCTCAGCTTGTGCAAGGTTTTAAAGATCTTTCTCAGCGCCTTAAG CTACAAGATGAAGTTCTCGTATCAGATAGGGAAAGAATCAAAACTACGCAGAGCAATGTTAAAATG CTTCAGAGACACTTGCAAGCACATACCTTTCCATCTATTGAAAGGTTAAGACAGAAGGAGCAGAATCTTCAAAGACGCATGTTGAGG GTGATGAGGATAGTAGAGGGCTTAGAGGGGAAGGGTTTCCGGTTACCCTTGACAAAAGGAGAGGCCGAACTGAGTGAGAAGCTAACTGGAATAACAAGACAG GTGAAAGGTCCTGGAGCAGAGCTTTCAAGGAGGGTGCAAAGTCTGCAGACAATATGTCGCGCTCAAGCAAATTCCTTTTCTGCGGGTAGTTCCATTTATCTCCCGGGTTCTACTAAAATAGACGAGCAGAGCCTGGTTGATATGCAGGAG GTATTACAACAGGAGACAGAAGCAATAGGAAGGCTTGGGAACGTATTGAAGCGAGACATGAGGGATATGGAAATCATGGTGGCCGAAGATACAGAAATGACCGAGGACACGTAG
- the LOC108821042 gene encoding putative F-box/kelch-repeat protein At1g27420, producing MHFSHQPLLVMQLAINRNRERTIKMESSSPSSLIPGLPDDVAELCLSRIPRCDFRTASRVCRKWRTFLRSERFSAVRKLTGPVEEFTCVLMEGRFVRDRRFVNYLYGEVFDASGNNVGQIPRVPGPFRSRFGVAVLGGGGGKIVIIGGYVEVEGSPIDGNTIYASADVYEFDPATNSWRNLAPMKVPRHSFAFAVVDGLLYVIRGRSSDGKNLLSSEVYNPETNQWSLVDCPDRPDFRRAFAFSFKSKLFVVGAKPRFIDIYDPKTDTWEELRSGRSKLLSVYSYTVIRNKVYFFDHYQPGLGVIDPEKNSWSSVSVPMAPGAYWFRLGEWNNKVMLIARVGGCNALTGDLDDKANASKWTVVTQIKPSGSNATIVLLNF from the exons ATGCACTTTTCGCATCAACCATTACTAGTGATGCAATTAGCTATTAATCGAAATCGTGAGAGAACAATTAAAATGGAGTCATCGTCACCGTCGTCGTTGATACCCGGTTTGCCGGACGACGTAGCGGAGCTCTGCCTCTCGCGAATCCCGCGCTGCGACTTTCGGACCGCCTCTCGGGTCTGCCGGAAATGGAGGACGTTCCTCAGGAGCGAGCGTTTCTCAGCCGTTCGAAAGCTGACCGGACCGGTGGAGGAGTTCACGTGCGTCCTGATGGAAGGCCGGTTCGTAAGAGACCGCCGGTTCGTGAATTACTTGTACGGGGAAGTTTTCGACGCCTCGGGAAACAATGTGGGACAGATCCCTCGCGTCCCTGGGCCTTTCAGGAGCCGTTTCGGCGTCGCGGTGCTCGGTGGCGGCGGCGGTAAGATCGTGATCATCGGTGGATATGTGGAGGTTGAAGGATCTCCGATCGATGGGAACACCATCTATGCTTCGGCGGATGTTTACGAGTTTGATCCTGCTACTAACAG CTGGAGAAATCTAGCGCCCATGAAAGTACCACGTCACAGCTTTGCGTTTGCTGTAGTGGACGGCCTTTTGTATGTGATCCGAGGCCGTTCCTCGGATGGTAAAAACCTTCTCAGCTCGGAAGTATACAACCCTGAGACTAACCAGTGGAGCCTCGTGGATTGTCCTGACCGCCCCGACTTTCGACGTGCCTTCGCGTTCTCCTTCAAGTCCAAACTCTTCGTAGTAG GCGCTAAACCGAGGTTCATCGATATATATGACCCCAAAACGGATACATGGGAAGAGTTAAGATCGGGACGATCTAAATTGCTGTCGGTCTACTCCTACACTGTTATTAGGAACAAAGTGTATTTCTTTGACCATTACCAGCCGGGACTGGGAGTGATTGATCCAGAGAAAAATTCTTGGAGCTCGGTGTCTGTGCCTATGGCACCGGGTGCTTACTGGTTCAGACTAGGGGAATGGAACAATAAGGTTATGCTGATTGCACGGGTCGGGGGATGTAATGCCTTAACTGGTGACCTTGATGATAAAGCGAACGCGTCCAAGTGGACAGTAGTCACGCaaattaaaccatctggttctAACGCGACCATCGTTCTCCTCAACTTCTGA